The proteins below are encoded in one region of Deinococcus seoulensis:
- a CDS encoding tyrosine-type recombinase/integrase — protein sequence MTGKRKGKASDRQGDVTQLPSGRWRWRVRVTYPDGTTARPSGTVNTKREGHEAIARALQEAGEGKRPASRTLTVGEMVTEYMRSKRATWADRTAWNNEALYTRHIAPHLAPLKAAGVDARRLREYFELLSMARPGEEGTMRPPLGYSGQRQVHVLLHGAYAHAIADGLLRDNPAQYARPLSPSKGGAVKEAKVKHFEPEDLARFVTVALGDRFALPLAFLAYTGLRIGEALALTWGDVRRDDTGAHYVSVSKTRSEFEGKYYAGGPKTSAGVRRVYLSGEALGIVEDMKGRVAREARALKYQGAGLADTAPVFPSVDGRPMRQDSLRAVMRRTCEAAGVPILSPHALRHSTGTFLISRGEDPVSVAAMLGHAQVSTTLNIYAHALPGKLRGLGYELSDLRGRGQGRAAPAPLEAPTGPDAGPLEVEGGTGEGKTRAGVSPVRRGAVRKGGPRRKV from the coding sequence ATGACGGGGAAGCGGAAGGGCAAGGCCAGTGACCGGCAGGGGGACGTTACGCAACTGCCGTCCGGGCGGTGGCGGTGGCGGGTCCGGGTGACGTACCCGGACGGGACAACGGCGCGGCCTAGCGGTACGGTGAACACGAAGAGGGAAGGGCACGAAGCGATAGCCCGCGCCCTGCAGGAAGCGGGCGAAGGGAAGCGGCCCGCGTCCCGGACCCTGACGGTCGGCGAGATGGTCACGGAGTACATGCGCTCGAAGCGGGCCACGTGGGCAGACCGCACGGCCTGGAATAACGAAGCGCTGTACACCCGGCACATAGCGCCCCATCTGGCCCCCCTGAAAGCGGCCGGGGTGGATGCCCGCCGGTTGCGTGAGTACTTTGAGCTGCTGAGCATGGCGCGGCCCGGCGAAGAGGGAACGATGCGGCCCCCCCTGGGGTACAGCGGTCAGAGACAGGTTCACGTCCTCTTGCACGGCGCGTATGCCCACGCTATCGCTGACGGCCTGCTGAGGGACAACCCGGCGCAGTACGCGCGGCCCCTGTCCCCCTCGAAGGGCGGCGCCGTGAAAGAGGCGAAGGTGAAGCACTTCGAGCCGGAAGACCTGGCGCGCTTCGTGACCGTGGCCCTGGGGGACCGCTTCGCCCTGCCCCTGGCCTTCCTGGCGTACACGGGCCTTCGGATCGGGGAAGCGCTGGCCCTGACGTGGGGGGACGTGCGGCGGGATGACACGGGCGCGCATTACGTCAGTGTCTCGAAGACCCGCAGTGAGTTTGAGGGGAAGTACTACGCGGGCGGGCCGAAGACTTCGGCCGGCGTGCGGCGCGTGTACCTGTCCGGGGAAGCCCTGGGGATCGTGGAAGACATGAAGGGCCGCGTGGCCCGTGAGGCGCGGGCACTCAAGTACCAGGGCGCGGGTCTGGCAGACACGGCCCCGGTGTTCCCGTCAGTGGACGGGCGGCCCATGCGTCAGGACTCGCTGCGCGCCGTGATGCGCCGGACGTGCGAGGCGGCGGGCGTGCCCATCCTGTCCCCGCACGCGCTGCGCCACAGTACGGGAACGTTCCTGATCTCGAGGGGGGAAGACCCCGTGAGTGTCGCGGCCATGCTCGGACACGCGCAGGTGAGTACCACCCTGAACATTTACGCGCACGCCCTGCCCGGTAAGCTGCGCGGTCTGGGGTATGAGCTGTCAGACCTTCGGGGGCGGGGCCAGGGGCGGGCGGCACCTGCACCCCTGGAAGCGCCCACGGGGCCGGACGCGGGGCCGCTCGAGGTGGAAGGCGGGACCGGCGAAGGGAAGACGCGGGCGGGCGTGTCCCCGGTGCGCCGTGGGGCGGTCAGGAAGGGCGGGCCGCGCCGGAAGGTGTAG
- a CDS encoding heme-dependent oxidative N-demethylase subunit alpha family protein, translating into MVPPTLYRPFLNGAYSVSAGLYRLGDQPVPWLDDPAPERHTFTLDAEYPRLIASKAAAHARALHEYAGEAALTPELREAALTFTARQLAADSGGEVRWDGRTLRNTRLGWQADLHPRWNALENLRRFSGPHATLVADTQPVSALDFLGLNASEDLAILARDPSSGRDWLAATHVLNPQHWDPRDKLGRDFAQVHAPIPGSGPMNATAPRLLDAVIARCPFVRFAWGLSTTDRLDHHPAAPPDADRDPRTHFDPHGTFLRVERQTLTGFPHAHGALFTIRPYTYPLTQAAQQPAHAHALAAAVRSMTPAQTAYKGLTHLRDDLLNWLDTQALHSDT; encoded by the coding sequence GTGGTTCCCCCCACCCTCTACCGACCATTCCTGAACGGCGCCTACAGCGTCTCGGCAGGCCTGTACCGCCTAGGTGACCAGCCCGTGCCTTGGCTGGACGACCCGGCGCCCGAACGGCACACCTTCACGCTGGACGCCGAGTACCCGCGCCTGATCGCCAGCAAGGCCGCCGCGCACGCCCGCGCCCTGCACGAGTACGCCGGCGAGGCCGCGCTGACCCCCGAACTGCGGGAGGCCGCCCTGACCTTCACGGCCCGTCAGCTGGCTGCCGACAGCGGGGGAGAGGTCCGCTGGGACGGCCGCACCCTGCGCAACACCAGGCTGGGCTGGCAGGCCGACCTGCACCCCCGCTGGAACGCCCTGGAGAACCTGCGGCGCTTTTCCGGCCCGCACGCCACGCTGGTTGCAGACACCCAGCCCGTGAGCGCCCTGGATTTCCTGGGCCTGAACGCCAGCGAGGACCTCGCCATTCTGGCCCGCGATCCCAGCAGCGGACGCGACTGGCTGGCCGCCACGCACGTCCTGAACCCCCAGCACTGGGACCCCCGCGACAAACTGGGCCGCGACTTCGCGCAGGTGCACGCCCCCATCCCCGGCAGCGGCCCCATGAACGCCACCGCCCCCCGATTGCTGGACGCCGTGATTGCACGCTGCCCGTTCGTGCGTTTCGCCTGGGGCCTGAGCACCACCGACCGCCTCGACCACCACCCCGCCGCGCCGCCCGACGCCGACCGCGACCCCCGCACCCACTTCGACCCGCACGGCACGTTCCTGCGCGTCGAACGCCAGACCCTGACCGGGTTCCCGCACGCGCACGGCGCGCTGTTCACCATCCGCCCCTACACGTACCCACTCACGCAGGCCGCGCAGCAACCGGCGCACGCCCACGCGCTGGCCGCCGCTGTCCGCTCCATGACCCCCGCGCAGACCGCCTACAAAGGATTAACGCACCTGCGGGACGACCTCCTGAACTGGCTGGACACCCAGGCCCTACACTCGGACACGTGA
- the tsf gene encoding translation elongation factor Ts: MLESIKKLRELTGAGMMDVKKALADAGNDEEKAIALLRERGIVKAAKKADREAKEGLVRFVVDGNKAAIVEVNSETDFVARNSDFQALVAELAQAALSAGTNDVEEFRAYTLPSGETVATTVAAAAGKIGENLVLNRVAFVEGSTVAGYVHSNGKIGVLVDLEGGNETQAKDVALHVAAERPQFLSRDEVNSSDIEKEREILTNKALNEGKPQQIVEKIVEGQIGKFYSEKVLPEQNFVKDNSVTVGKYLGGATIKRFVRFEIGA, translated from the coding sequence ATGCTGGAATCAATCAAGAAACTCCGTGAACTGACGGGCGCAGGCATGATGGACGTCAAGAAGGCCCTCGCCGACGCCGGAAACGACGAAGAGAAGGCAATTGCCCTGCTGCGCGAGCGCGGCATCGTGAAGGCCGCCAAGAAAGCCGACCGTGAAGCGAAGGAAGGCCTCGTGCGGTTCGTGGTGGACGGCAACAAGGCCGCCATCGTCGAAGTGAACTCCGAGACGGACTTCGTGGCCCGCAACAGCGACTTCCAGGCGCTGGTGGCCGAACTGGCCCAGGCGGCCCTGAGCGCCGGCACCAACGACGTCGAGGAATTCCGCGCCTACACCCTGCCCAGCGGTGAGACCGTGGCGACCACCGTCGCCGCCGCCGCCGGCAAGATCGGCGAGAACCTGGTCCTGAACCGCGTGGCCTTCGTGGAAGGCAGCACCGTCGCCGGGTACGTGCACAGCAACGGCAAGATCGGCGTGCTGGTCGACCTGGAAGGCGGCAACGAGACGCAGGCCAAGGACGTGGCCCTGCACGTCGCCGCCGAGCGCCCCCAGTTCCTGAGCCGTGACGAGGTGAACTCCAGCGACATCGAGAAGGAGCGCGAGATCCTCACGAACAAGGCGCTGAACGAGGGCAAGCCCCAGCAGATCGTCGAGAAGATCGTCGAGGGCCAGATCGGCAAGTTCTACTCCGAGAAGGTCCTGCCCGAGCAGAACTTCGTGAAGGACAACAGCGTCACCGTCGGCAAGTACCTGGGCGGCGCGACCATCAAGCGCTTCGTGCGCTTCGAGATCGGCGCGTAA
- a CDS encoding aminoglycoside phosphotransferase family protein → MSVDSYLRRWNLTPDGAARRTPSSDLMPVRWQGRAAMLKVARSAEERRGNNLMVWLEGEGAARVYHHGGAALLMERLESAPDLAALALGGQDDAATRILCGAAAGVHRDRPSLPPDLPDLRRWFWSLEAAQAQGETFAQAWATAQRLLADQRDVRPLHGDLHHGNVLRSPERGWLVIDPKGLIGERTFDFANMLCNPTLAHALTPGRLERQSALIAREAGLDRARLLAWVGAYAALSAAWHLEDAQMEQARQSLAVSALAHSLR, encoded by the coding sequence GTGAGTGTAGACAGCTACCTGCGGCGCTGGAATCTGACACCGGACGGCGCGGCCCGGCGCACGCCCAGCAGCGACCTGATGCCCGTGCGCTGGCAGGGCCGTGCGGCAATGCTGAAGGTGGCCCGCAGCGCCGAGGAGCGGCGGGGCAACAACCTGATGGTGTGGCTGGAGGGCGAGGGCGCAGCGCGGGTGTACCACCATGGGGGCGCGGCCCTGCTGATGGAGCGGCTGGAGTCCGCGCCGGATCTGGCGGCCCTGGCACTGGGCGGTCAGGACGACGCGGCCACCCGGATTCTGTGTGGCGCGGCGGCGGGCGTGCACCGGGACCGTCCCAGCCTGCCACCGGACCTGCCGGACCTGCGCCGCTGGTTCTGGTCGTTGGAAGCGGCCCAGGCGCAGGGTGAGACGTTCGCGCAGGCCTGGGCCACCGCGCAGCGCCTGCTGGCGGATCAGCGTGACGTGCGGCCCCTGCACGGCGACCTGCATCACGGGAACGTACTGCGCAGCCCGGAGCGGGGGTGGCTGGTGATCGATCCGAAGGGGCTGATCGGGGAGCGGACCTTCGATTTTGCGAACATGCTGTGCAATCCCACGCTGGCGCACGCGCTGACGCCGGGGCGGCTGGAGCGGCAGTCGGCCCTGATCGCGCGGGAGGCTGGGCTGGACCGCGCGCGGCTGCTGGCGTGGGTGGGGGCGTACGCGGCCCTGTCGGCGGCGTGGCATCTGGAAGACGCCCAGATGGAACAGGCCCGGCAGTCGCTGGCGGTCTCGGCGCTGGCCCACAGCCTCCGCTGA
- a CDS encoding phosphatidate cytidylyltransferase, translated as MESLSSRVLTSVVGFAIISVVVWIGWWAMLPALLFVSVMGLFEYIRMLDRNDIDVRRVSLGVFAVALILASLPMWPQTPWPGGSWREAVLTVAVAYLLVIEVIRPGERPLERIVYSVFGLLYIPWLLGYFLMLRYSPDAGDGLLYFALPLLATFAADIGAYFVGYFFGRRKLAPEVSPGKTVEGAIGGLIASFLIVLALTTVTGIWSPLEALLYSILVASASQLGDLSESLIKRSLKTKDSGNSLPGHGGFLDRIDSLLFAVPATYLFLHINIFPR; from the coding sequence GTGGAATCGCTGAGCAGCCGCGTCCTGACCAGCGTGGTGGGCTTCGCGATCATCAGCGTGGTCGTGTGGATCGGGTGGTGGGCGATGCTGCCTGCACTGCTGTTCGTGTCGGTGATGGGCCTGTTCGAGTACATCCGCATGCTCGACCGCAACGACATCGACGTGCGCCGCGTGAGCCTCGGCGTGTTCGCCGTGGCACTGATCCTGGCGAGCCTGCCCATGTGGCCGCAGACGCCCTGGCCCGGCGGATCGTGGCGCGAGGCGGTCCTGACGGTCGCCGTGGCGTACCTGCTGGTCATCGAGGTCATCCGGCCCGGCGAGCGGCCGCTGGAACGCATCGTGTACTCGGTGTTCGGACTGCTGTACATTCCGTGGCTGCTGGGGTACTTCCTGATGCTGCGTTACAGCCCGGACGCCGGGGACGGCCTGCTGTACTTCGCGCTGCCGCTGCTGGCGACCTTCGCGGCCGACATCGGCGCGTACTTCGTGGGGTACTTCTTCGGGCGGCGCAAGCTGGCGCCGGAAGTCAGTCCCGGCAAGACCGTGGAGGGCGCCATCGGCGGGTTGATCGCCAGTTTCCTGATCGTGCTGGCCCTGACGACCGTGACCGGCATCTGGTCCCCGCTGGAAGCGCTGCTGTACTCGATCCTGGTGGCCAGCGCCAGCCAGCTGGGCGACCTGAGCGAGAGCCTGATCAAACGCTCGCTGAAAACCAAGGACAGCGGCAACAGCCTGCCCGGCCACGGCGGGTTCCTGGACCGCATCGACAGCCTGCTGTTCGCGGTGCCCGCCACGTACCTGTTCCTGCACATCAACATCTTCCCGCGCTGA
- the rpsB gene encoding 30S ribosomal protein S2 produces MSYISMKQLLEAGVHFGHETKRWNPKFKRFIFAERNGIFIIDLQKTLKQVDRSFDFIKELSERGGVILFVGTKKQAQEIVELEARRTGMPFVTSRWLGGMLTNFKTMRTRIDRLNELDEMFESGRINDRLKAERIKLAAERERLQRFVGGIRKMNRLPDAIFVVDPTKEVIAVQEANKLGIPVIALADTDSDPDVIDYIVPGNDDAIRSIQLITHRIGDLLVEARGGGEDVGAAEGETATETADTEQTES; encoded by the coding sequence ATGTCGTACATCTCCATGAAGCAACTGCTGGAAGCCGGGGTTCACTTCGGTCACGAAACCAAGCGCTGGAACCCCAAGTTCAAGCGTTTCATCTTCGCCGAGCGTAACGGCATCTTCATCATCGACCTGCAGAAGACCCTCAAGCAGGTGGACCGTTCCTTCGACTTCATCAAGGAACTGTCCGAGCGTGGCGGCGTCATCCTGTTCGTCGGCACCAAGAAGCAGGCCCAGGAAATCGTGGAGCTCGAAGCGCGCCGCACCGGCATGCCGTTTGTCACCAGCCGCTGGCTCGGCGGGATGCTCACGAACTTCAAGACCATGCGCACCCGCATCGACCGCCTGAACGAACTCGACGAGATGTTCGAGTCCGGCCGCATCAACGACCGCCTGAAGGCCGAGCGCATCAAGCTGGCCGCCGAACGCGAGCGCCTGCAGCGCTTCGTGGGTGGCATCCGCAAGATGAACCGCCTGCCCGACGCGATCTTCGTGGTGGACCCCACCAAGGAAGTCATCGCCGTGCAGGAAGCCAACAAGCTGGGCATTCCCGTCATCGCGCTGGCCGACACGGACAGCGACCCGGACGTCATCGACTACATCGTTCCCGGTAACGACGACGCGATCCGCTCCATCCAGCTGATCACGCACCGCATCGGCGACCTGCTGGTCGAGGCGCGCGGCGGCGGCGAGGACGTCGGCGCGGCCGAGGGCGAGACCGCCACCGAAACCGCCGACACCGAGCAGACCGAAAGCTAA
- the frr gene encoding ribosome recycling factor, whose protein sequence is MADMKAIQADTREKMGKAIESLENNLSVLRTGRANPGILKKIVVEYYGSTVPIDQVASITTPDARTLVITPWDRGALNPIEKAIRDSDLGLNPNNKGDTIFISLPMLTEERRKDLVKNAKNYAEDARIAIRNIRKHGLDEVKKVEGIGDDEIKRGEAEVQKITDEFVAKVDQTFQKKEQEILG, encoded by the coding sequence ATGGCTGACATGAAAGCAATCCAGGCTGATACGCGCGAGAAGATGGGCAAGGCCATCGAGTCGCTCGAGAACAACCTGTCCGTGCTGCGCACGGGCCGCGCCAACCCCGGCATCCTCAAGAAGATCGTCGTGGAGTACTACGGCAGCACCGTGCCGATCGATCAGGTGGCCAGCATCACCACGCCGGACGCCCGCACGCTGGTCATCACGCCCTGGGACCGGGGCGCGCTGAACCCGATCGAGAAGGCCATCCGCGACAGCGACCTGGGCCTGAACCCGAACAACAAGGGCGACACGATCTTCATCAGTCTGCCCATGCTGACCGAGGAGCGCCGCAAGGACCTGGTGAAAAACGCCAAGAACTACGCCGAGGACGCCCGCATCGCCATCCGGAACATCCGCAAGCACGGTCTGGACGAGGTGAAGAAGGTCGAGGGCATCGGCGACGACGAGATCAAGCGCGGCGAGGCCGAGGTGCAGAAGATCACCGACGAGTTCGTGGCGAAGGTGGATCAGACCTTCCAGAAGAAGGAGCAGGAAATCCTCGGGTGA
- the pyrH gene encoding UMP kinase: protein MFKRVLLKLSGEFLAGESGFGISPDTTAQLARLITGALEGTDVELAVVIGGGNLWRGARNGEGMDPATADYIGMLGTVMNAMALQDAMESAGRPTRVMSAIQMAAVAEPYIRRRAMRHLEKGRVVIFGGGNGAPFFTTDTTSTLRALEIGADVVLMAKNRVDGVYDSDPRKNADAKFIAQATHREVVEQRLEVMDATALTLCMDKGLPIVVFDLFQDGNLRRLLEGQRVGTLIQTP, encoded by the coding sequence ATGTTCAAGCGCGTTCTGCTCAAACTGTCCGGTGAGTTCCTGGCCGGCGAGTCGGGCTTCGGGATCAGCCCGGACACCACCGCTCAGCTGGCCCGCCTGATCACCGGCGCCCTGGAAGGCACCGACGTGGAACTCGCGGTCGTGATCGGCGGCGGGAACCTGTGGCGCGGCGCCCGCAACGGCGAGGGCATGGACCCCGCCACCGCCGATTACATCGGCATGCTGGGCACCGTCATGAACGCCATGGCGTTGCAGGACGCCATGGAGAGCGCCGGGCGGCCCACCCGCGTCATGAGCGCCATTCAGATGGCGGCCGTGGCCGAGCCGTACATCCGCCGCCGCGCCATGCGTCACCTGGAAAAGGGACGCGTGGTGATCTTCGGCGGCGGGAACGGCGCGCCGTTCTTCACGACCGACACGACCAGCACCCTGCGCGCCCTGGAAATCGGGGCGGACGTGGTCCTGATGGCCAAAAACCGTGTGGACGGCGTGTACGACAGCGACCCCCGCAAGAACGCGGACGCGAAGTTCATCGCGCAGGCCACGCACCGCGAGGTGGTCGAGCAGCGCCTGGAAGTCATGGACGCCACCGCGCTGACGCTGTGCATGGACAAGGGCCTGCCGATCGTGGTGTTCGACCTGTTCCAGGACGGCAACCTGCGCCGCCTGCTCGAAGGGCAGCGGGTCGGCACGCTGATCCAGACGCCCTGA
- a CDS encoding undecaprenyl-diphosphate phosphatase, with product MDWFYAIVYGIVEGITEFLPISSTGHLILTGNLLGVPWTKEVKDTFEVVIQGGAILAVLAYYWKDFLQIRRIGTDRSQQTLWLGVLVACIPAVILGLLFGDAIKANLFRPSVVAWALIVGGIIIWLLESRRVTPNVDAIEKIGVPRSLLIGAVQCLALLWPGFSRSASSILGGMALGLDRPTATKFSFYLGVPTLGGAALLDFIKSRDILAEIGVGNVLLGAGVSFVVAYLSIGWLLRFVSTNTFKPFAIYRVVVGVLILILIATGVLSNGNLA from the coding sequence ATGGACTGGTTCTACGCAATCGTTTACGGCATCGTCGAGGGCATCACGGAATTCCTGCCGATCAGCTCGACCGGCCACCTGATCCTCACGGGGAACCTGCTGGGCGTCCCGTGGACCAAGGAAGTCAAGGACACCTTCGAGGTCGTCATTCAGGGCGGCGCGATCCTGGCCGTCCTCGCGTACTACTGGAAGGACTTCCTGCAGATCCGCCGCATCGGCACCGACCGCAGCCAGCAGACGCTCTGGCTGGGCGTGCTCGTCGCCTGCATTCCCGCCGTGATCCTGGGCCTGCTGTTCGGGGACGCCATCAAGGCGAACCTGTTCCGGCCCAGCGTGGTCGCCTGGGCGCTGATCGTGGGCGGCATCATCATCTGGCTGCTCGAGAGCCGCCGCGTCACCCCGAACGTGGACGCCATCGAGAAGATCGGCGTGCCCCGCAGCCTGCTGATCGGCGCGGTGCAGTGCCTCGCGCTGCTGTGGCCCGGCTTCTCCCGCAGCGCCAGCTCCATCCTGGGCGGCATGGCCCTGGGCCTCGACCGGCCCACCGCCACCAAGTTCAGTTTCTACCTGGGCGTGCCCACCCTGGGCGGCGCGGCCCTGCTGGACTTCATCAAGAGCCGCGACATCCTCGCGGAGATCGGCGTGGGGAACGTGCTGCTGGGCGCCGGGGTGTCGTTCGTGGTCGCGTACCTCAGCATCGGCTGGCTGCTGCGGTTCGTGTCCACCAACACCTTCAAGCCCTTCGCGATCTACCGCGTGGTGGTGGGCGTCCTGATCCTGATCCTGATCGCCACGGGCGTCCTGAGCAACGGCAACCTCGCCTGA
- a CDS encoding barstar family protein: protein MMQVFDEAPQGIQTAPHEPRILAAGHQVSVREINFGNVHDKSSLMLAFLNGLGLRDTFGQNWDALYDVLTDPDQRPARLALLLCGYAHFRRRHPNLTRDLEQVLLDAQTEAARTDRHLWLLSEEPDSDTRHW, encoded by the coding sequence ATGATGCAGGTCTTCGACGAAGCGCCCCAGGGCATCCAGACCGCCCCGCACGAACCCCGCATCCTGGCCGCCGGACACCAGGTCAGCGTCCGCGAAATCAACTTCGGCAACGTGCACGACAAGAGCAGCCTGATGCTCGCCTTCCTGAACGGCCTGGGCCTGCGCGACACCTTCGGCCAGAACTGGGACGCCCTCTACGACGTCCTGACCGACCCCGACCAGCGCCCCGCCCGCCTCGCGCTGCTGCTGTGCGGCTACGCCCACTTCCGCCGCCGCCACCCCAACCTGACCCGCGACCTCGAACAGGTCCTGCTGGACGCCCAGACCGAAGCTGCCCGCACGGACCGCCACCTGTGGCTCCTGAGCGAGGAACCCGACAGCGACACCCGCCACTGGTAA
- a CDS encoding ribonuclease domain-containing protein, whose protein sequence is MTRAAPTLAALLLGALLAACDLPQDTRTSSPQPTPTTQTQATRDPHSGLRWIATRDLPREADPVLTRIAQGGPYRYSKDGSTFGNRERLLPRQNSSYYREYTVPTPGENDRGARRIVCGGPPRTTAECYYTPDHYASFRRIQP, encoded by the coding sequence GTGACCCGCGCCGCCCCCACCCTCGCCGCCCTGCTTCTCGGGGCGCTGCTGGCCGCCTGCGACCTCCCGCAGGACACCCGCACCAGTTCCCCGCAACCCACCCCCACCACGCAGACCCAGGCCACCCGCGACCCGCACAGCGGCCTGCGCTGGATCGCCACGCGCGACCTGCCCCGCGAAGCAGACCCCGTCCTCACTCGCATCGCCCAGGGCGGCCCCTACCGCTACAGCAAAGACGGCAGCACCTTCGGCAACCGCGAACGCCTGCTGCCCCGCCAGAACAGCAGCTACTACCGCGAGTACACCGTCCCCACCCCCGGCGAGAACGACCGGGGCGCACGCCGCATCGTCTGCGGCGGCCCACCCCGCACCACCGCCGAGTGCTACTACACCCCCGACCACTACGCCAGCTTCAGGAGAATCCAACCATGA
- the ffh gene encoding signal recognition particle protein, which produces MFESLGNKLQDILDRVGKERQLTEAQVKAAMREIRMALLEADVNFGVAKDFVAKVSEKAVGQSVEGSLTAGQTVVKLVHDELIETLGGKTIQPELKTEGNVWFMVGLQGAGKTTSTGKLAAHYKSKGRRVLLVAADTQRPAARDQLEVLAKQVGVPVLKVADGESPAETKRRVDEHLKTDFRDLVIVDTAGRLQIDEALMDQLADLQRVMQPTESLLVVDAMTGQEALNVAQTFDQRVNVTGLIITKMDGDARGGAALSARSVTGKPIYFAGTSEKIAGLDAFHPDRVAGRILGMGDVLGLIERAQQADLKAMEVKKPGDFDLEDLLLQLRQIRKMGPLGDLLKLIPGMSRALPEGFNIDEAQLQRIDAMISSMTVKERRNPKIIDGRRRKRIAAGSGHTVQDINKLLKMHEQMKDMMKMLQRMSGPGGKGMKPPRMPNVPPSMKR; this is translated from the coding sequence ATGTTTGAGTCCCTGGGCAACAAGTTGCAGGACATCCTGGACCGGGTGGGTAAGGAACGCCAGCTGACCGAGGCGCAGGTCAAGGCCGCGATGCGCGAGATCCGCATGGCGCTGCTGGAAGCCGACGTGAACTTCGGCGTCGCGAAGGACTTCGTGGCGAAGGTCAGCGAGAAGGCCGTCGGGCAGTCCGTCGAGGGCAGCCTGACCGCCGGACAGACCGTCGTGAAACTCGTGCACGACGAACTGATCGAGACGCTGGGCGGCAAGACCATCCAGCCGGAACTGAAGACCGAGGGCAACGTCTGGTTCATGGTCGGCCTGCAGGGGGCCGGGAAGACCACCAGCACCGGCAAGCTCGCCGCGCACTACAAGAGCAAGGGCCGCCGCGTCCTGCTGGTCGCCGCCGACACGCAGCGCCCCGCCGCACGCGACCAGCTGGAAGTCCTTGCCAAACAGGTGGGCGTGCCGGTTCTGAAGGTCGCGGACGGCGAGAGCCCCGCCGAGACGAAACGCCGCGTGGACGAGCACCTGAAGACCGACTTCCGTGACCTCGTGATCGTGGACACCGCCGGCCGCCTCCAGATCGACGAGGCGCTGATGGACCAGCTGGCCGACCTGCAGCGCGTCATGCAGCCCACCGAGAGTCTGCTCGTCGTGGACGCCATGACCGGCCAGGAGGCGCTGAACGTCGCGCAGACCTTCGATCAGCGCGTGAACGTCACGGGCCTGATCATCACGAAGATGGACGGCGACGCGCGCGGCGGCGCGGCCCTCTCGGCGCGCAGCGTGACCGGCAAACCCATCTACTTCGCGGGCACCAGCGAGAAGATCGCCGGACTGGACGCCTTCCACCCCGACCGGGTCGCGGGCCGCATCCTCGGCATGGGCGACGTGCTCGGCCTGATCGAACGCGCGCAGCAGGCCGACCTGAAAGCCATGGAAGTCAAGAAACCCGGCGACTTCGACCTGGAGGACCTGCTGCTGCAACTGCGGCAGATCCGCAAGATGGGCCCCCTGGGCGACCTGCTCAAACTCATTCCCGGCATGAGCCGCGCGCTGCCCGAGGGCTTCAACATCGACGAGGCGCAACTCCAGCGGATCGACGCGATGATCAGCTCCATGACCGTCAAGGAACGCCGCAACCCCAAGATCATCGACGGACGCCGCCGCAAACGCATCGCCGCCGGCAGCGGCCACACCGTGCAGGACATCAACAAACTCCTGAAAATGCACGAGCAGATGAAGGACATGATGAAGATGCTCCAGCGCATGAGCGGCCCCGGCGGCAAGGGCATGAAACCACCCCGCATGCCGAACGTCCCCCCCAGCATGAAACGCTGA